The Coregonus clupeaformis isolate EN_2021a chromosome 8, ASM2061545v1, whole genome shotgun sequence genome has a segment encoding these proteins:
- the LOC121571884 gene encoding terminal nucleotidyltransferase 4A isoform X1, with product MDPRVAWIQPEQKGPANAFWMQVWETSQVRANSGQHLRNNQNHNLHVNSPALDVYKDVAAKGNSMCSTNTTAGLSSSHHGISNCTTSNHGTAFSSFGVTLPNGSVQNSLTPSNANGVTTDLGDSKMPQKTGSISSLSSVESITDSTSSNGSLGRISSGNVTGNMNKNAGGVNLLFNFSESMPNNVNQYHHHQRHHQDHPQYNFQQNCEKRHPTHPPAPLNNHAHHPGRRKSDNKASTYGMNYLLSNYGNYVSSGTGTPWKTRKYSPGVDGLHEEVVDFYNFMSPRPEEAAMRKEVVDRIETVIKELWPTADVQIFGSFSTGLYLPTSDIDLVVFGKWERPPLQQLEQALRKHNVAEPFSIKVLDKATVPIIKLSDQETDVKVDISFNVETGVKAAFFIKDYTRRYPVLPYLIFVLKQFLLQRDLNEVFTGGISSYSLILMVISFLQLHPRIDASNPNINLGILLIEFFELYGRHFNYLKTGIRVKNGGAYMAKEDMMKVMTNGCRPSMLCIEDPLMPGNDVGRSSYGAIQVQQVFDYAYIVLGHAMSPLARCYPNKDIDSTLGRIIKVTQEVIDYREWIMTKWGGRHLARMESRGSLLDQDPAGCVLGVGVEEQRDSVSPHSADSPMSLSSPHQHSSASSVSSLSGSDNDSDSTSPALPLYPLQALGMTLPLGLALGKPGINQHHLIMTPGSQACMSLPGGLTMHSLPGRQVGIDGHHLPPFFPMPPPTHHNPHAPSNPQPLSSPHPASHTHQNGPKFQMKGFHNPSVVHSPALANRAHAHPLTHSHTQYRNTWRRRKRDSLPVSLSR from the exons ATGGATCCGAGGGTGGCTTGGATTCAGCCCGAGCAGAAAGGACCTGCGAACGCATTTTGGATGCAAGTGTGGGAGACTTCTCAGGTACGAGCAAACTCCGGCCAGCATCTTCGTAATAATCAGAACCACAACCTGCATGTGAATTCTCCAGCGTTGGACGTTTATAAAGATGTTGCGGCAAAGGGCAATAGCATGTGTAGCACTAACACCACGGCTGGTCTGAGCAGCAGCCATCACGGTATTTCAAACTGCACTACTTCTAACCACGGCACTGCATTCTCCTCCTTCGGGGTAACGTTACCGAACGGCAGCGTACAGAACTCATTGACCCCGTCCAACGCTAACGGTGTAACTACAGATTTGGGAGACAGTAAAATGCCCCAAAAGACGGGATCTATTTCGTCCTTGTCTTCAGTGGAATCTATAACGGACAGTACATCTTCAAACGGCTCATTGGGAAggattagtagtggtaatgtaaCGGGAAATATGAATAAAAACGCTGGAGGTGTCAATCTGTTATTTAACTTCAGTGAAAGCATGCCCAATAATGTAAaccaataccaccaccatcaaaGGCACCATCAGGATCACCCTCAGTACAATTTCCAACAGAATTGTGAGAAGCGTCACCCGACTCACCCGCCTGCACCCCTAAATAACCACGCTCACCATCCAGGCCGAAGGAAAAGTGACAACAAGGCGAGCACCTATGGGATGAATTACCTGCTTTCTAACTATGGCAACTATGTTAGTTCGGGGACTGGGACGCCTTGGAAGACCAGGAAATACAGCCCCGGTGTTGATGG TCTCCATGAGGAGGTGGTGGACTTCTACAACTTCATGTCTCCCCGACCGGAGGAGGCTGCTATGAGGAAGGAGGTGGTCGACAGGATCGAGACGGTCATCAAGGAGCTGTGGCCTACTGCCGAC GTGCAGATATTTGGCAGCTTcagcactggactctacctacctACAAG TGACATAGACCTGGTGGTGTTTGGTAAGTGGGAACGGCCCCCGTTGCAGCAGTTGGAACAGGCACTCCGGAAACACAACGTGGCGGAACCTTTCTCCATCAAAGTGCTGGACAAAGCTACA GTGCCAATCATTAAGCTGAGTGACCAGGAGACTGACGTCAAAGTAGATATCAGCTTCAATGTGGAGACTGGAGTCAAAGCTGCTTTCTTTATCAAGGACTACACTAGG AGGTATCCCGTGCTGCCTTACCTGATCTTTGTGCTGAAGCAGTTTCTGCTCCAGAGAGATCTCAACGAGGTGTTCACCGGAGGAATCAGCTCTTACAGCCTCATCCTGATGGTCATCAGCTTCCTCCAG CTCCACCCAAGGATTGACGCCAGTAATCCCAACATCAACCTTGGCATTCTGCTGATTGAGTTCTTTGAGCTTTATGGACGCCATTTTAACTACCTGAAGACGGGCATCCGTGTCAAGAATGGCGGGGCCTACATGGCCAAGGAGGACATGATGAAGGTTATGACCAATGGCTGTAGACCCTCCATGCTCTGTATAGAGGACCCACTGATGCCAG GTAACGACGTTGGCAGGAGTTCGTATGGAGCCATACAAGTCCAGCAGGTTTTTGACTACGCTTACATCGTCCTCGGTCACGCCATGTCACCGCTAGCACGCTGCTACCCCAACAAGGACATTGACAG CACTTTGGGGAGGATAATCAAGGTGACACAGGAAGTGATTGACTACAGGGAGTGGATCATGACGAAGTGGGGGGGCAGGCACCTCGCCCGCATGGAGAGCCGGG GTTCCCTCCTGGATCAGGACCCAGCAGGGTGTGTGTTGGGTGTAGGGGTGGAGGAACAGAGGGACTCTGTCTCCCCTCACAGTGCAGACTCTCCCATGTCCCTGTCCAGTCCTCACCAACACTCCTcagcctcctctgtctcctcgCTGTCCGGGTCAGACAAT GACTCTGATTCGACGTCCCCGGCGCTGCCTCTCTACCCCCTTCAGGCTTTGGGTATGACTCTACCCCTGGGCCTGGCACTGGGCAAGCCTGGCATCAACCAGCACCACCTCATCATGACCCCTGGCTCACAG GCGTGTATGTCTTTGCCCGGTGGCCTGACGATGCACTCTTTACCTGGCAGACAGGTGGGTATAGACGGGCACCACCTCCCCCCCTTTTTCCCCATGCCCCCCCCTACCCACCATAACCCCCATGCCCCCTCCAACCCCCAGCCTCTGTCCAGCCCCCACCCTGCAAGCCACACACACCAG aacgGTCCCAAGTTTCAGATGAAAGGCTTCCACAATCCATCCGTGGTCCACAGTCCCGCCCTGGCCAACCGTGCACACGCACACCctctcacacactctcatacGCAGTACCGTAACACCTGGCGGCGTCGGAAGAGGGACAGCCTACCAGTCAGCCTGAGCAGATAA
- the LOC121571884 gene encoding terminal nucleotidyltransferase 4A isoform X2 produces MDPRVAWIQPEQKGPANAFWMQVWETSQVRANSGQHLRNNQNHNLHVNSPALDVYKDVAAKGNSMCSTNTTAGLSSSHHGISNCTTSNHGTAFSSFGVTLPNGSVQNSLTPSNANGVTTDLGDSKMPQKTGSISSLSSVESITDSTSSNGSLGRISSGNVTGNMNKNAGGVNLLFNFSESMPNNVNQYHHHQRHHQDHPQYNFQQNCEKRHPTHPPAPLNNHAHHPGRRKSDNKASTYGMNYLLSNYGNYVSSGTGTPWKTRKYSPGVDGLHEEVVDFYNFMSPRPEEAAMRKEVVDRIETVIKELWPTADVQIFGSFSTGLYLPTSDIDLVVFGKWERPPLQQLEQALRKHNVAEPFSIKVLDKATVPIIKLSDQETDVKVDISFNVETGVKAAFFIKDYTRRYPVLPYLIFVLKQFLLQRDLNEVFTGGISSYSLILMVISFLQLHPRIDASNPNINLGILLIEFFELYGRHFNYLKTGIRVKNGGAYMAKEDMMKVMTNGCRPSMLCIEDPLMPGNDVGRSSYGAIQVQQVFDYAYIVLGHAMSPLARCYPNKDIDSTLGRIIKVTQEVIDYREWIMTKWGGRHLARMESRGSLLDQDPAGCVLGVGVEEQRDSVSPHSADSPMSLSSPHQHSSASSVSSLSGSDNDSDSTSPALPLYPLQALGMTLPLGLALGKPGINQHHLIMTPGSQACMSLPGGLTMHSLPGRQNGPKFQMKGFHNPSVVHSPALANRAHAHPLTHSHTQYRNTWRRRKRDSLPVSLSR; encoded by the exons ATGGATCCGAGGGTGGCTTGGATTCAGCCCGAGCAGAAAGGACCTGCGAACGCATTTTGGATGCAAGTGTGGGAGACTTCTCAGGTACGAGCAAACTCCGGCCAGCATCTTCGTAATAATCAGAACCACAACCTGCATGTGAATTCTCCAGCGTTGGACGTTTATAAAGATGTTGCGGCAAAGGGCAATAGCATGTGTAGCACTAACACCACGGCTGGTCTGAGCAGCAGCCATCACGGTATTTCAAACTGCACTACTTCTAACCACGGCACTGCATTCTCCTCCTTCGGGGTAACGTTACCGAACGGCAGCGTACAGAACTCATTGACCCCGTCCAACGCTAACGGTGTAACTACAGATTTGGGAGACAGTAAAATGCCCCAAAAGACGGGATCTATTTCGTCCTTGTCTTCAGTGGAATCTATAACGGACAGTACATCTTCAAACGGCTCATTGGGAAggattagtagtggtaatgtaaCGGGAAATATGAATAAAAACGCTGGAGGTGTCAATCTGTTATTTAACTTCAGTGAAAGCATGCCCAATAATGTAAaccaataccaccaccatcaaaGGCACCATCAGGATCACCCTCAGTACAATTTCCAACAGAATTGTGAGAAGCGTCACCCGACTCACCCGCCTGCACCCCTAAATAACCACGCTCACCATCCAGGCCGAAGGAAAAGTGACAACAAGGCGAGCACCTATGGGATGAATTACCTGCTTTCTAACTATGGCAACTATGTTAGTTCGGGGACTGGGACGCCTTGGAAGACCAGGAAATACAGCCCCGGTGTTGATGG TCTCCATGAGGAGGTGGTGGACTTCTACAACTTCATGTCTCCCCGACCGGAGGAGGCTGCTATGAGGAAGGAGGTGGTCGACAGGATCGAGACGGTCATCAAGGAGCTGTGGCCTACTGCCGAC GTGCAGATATTTGGCAGCTTcagcactggactctacctacctACAAG TGACATAGACCTGGTGGTGTTTGGTAAGTGGGAACGGCCCCCGTTGCAGCAGTTGGAACAGGCACTCCGGAAACACAACGTGGCGGAACCTTTCTCCATCAAAGTGCTGGACAAAGCTACA GTGCCAATCATTAAGCTGAGTGACCAGGAGACTGACGTCAAAGTAGATATCAGCTTCAATGTGGAGACTGGAGTCAAAGCTGCTTTCTTTATCAAGGACTACACTAGG AGGTATCCCGTGCTGCCTTACCTGATCTTTGTGCTGAAGCAGTTTCTGCTCCAGAGAGATCTCAACGAGGTGTTCACCGGAGGAATCAGCTCTTACAGCCTCATCCTGATGGTCATCAGCTTCCTCCAG CTCCACCCAAGGATTGACGCCAGTAATCCCAACATCAACCTTGGCATTCTGCTGATTGAGTTCTTTGAGCTTTATGGACGCCATTTTAACTACCTGAAGACGGGCATCCGTGTCAAGAATGGCGGGGCCTACATGGCCAAGGAGGACATGATGAAGGTTATGACCAATGGCTGTAGACCCTCCATGCTCTGTATAGAGGACCCACTGATGCCAG GTAACGACGTTGGCAGGAGTTCGTATGGAGCCATACAAGTCCAGCAGGTTTTTGACTACGCTTACATCGTCCTCGGTCACGCCATGTCACCGCTAGCACGCTGCTACCCCAACAAGGACATTGACAG CACTTTGGGGAGGATAATCAAGGTGACACAGGAAGTGATTGACTACAGGGAGTGGATCATGACGAAGTGGGGGGGCAGGCACCTCGCCCGCATGGAGAGCCGGG GTTCCCTCCTGGATCAGGACCCAGCAGGGTGTGTGTTGGGTGTAGGGGTGGAGGAACAGAGGGACTCTGTCTCCCCTCACAGTGCAGACTCTCCCATGTCCCTGTCCAGTCCTCACCAACACTCCTcagcctcctctgtctcctcgCTGTCCGGGTCAGACAAT GACTCTGATTCGACGTCCCCGGCGCTGCCTCTCTACCCCCTTCAGGCTTTGGGTATGACTCTACCCCTGGGCCTGGCACTGGGCAAGCCTGGCATCAACCAGCACCACCTCATCATGACCCCTGGCTCACAG GCGTGTATGTCTTTGCCCGGTGGCCTGACGATGCACTCTTTACCTGGCAGACAG aacgGTCCCAAGTTTCAGATGAAAGGCTTCCACAATCCATCCGTGGTCCACAGTCCCGCCCTGGCCAACCGTGCACACGCACACCctctcacacactctcatacGCAGTACCGTAACACCTGGCGGCGTCGGAAGAGGGACAGCCTACCAGTCAGCCTGAGCAGATAA
- the LOC121571884 gene encoding terminal nucleotidyltransferase 4A isoform X3 — translation MSPRPEEAAMRKEVVDRIETVIKELWPTADVQIFGSFSTGLYLPTSDIDLVVFGKWERPPLQQLEQALRKHNVAEPFSIKVLDKATVPIIKLSDQETDVKVDISFNVETGVKAAFFIKDYTRRYPVLPYLIFVLKQFLLQRDLNEVFTGGISSYSLILMVISFLQLHPRIDASNPNINLGILLIEFFELYGRHFNYLKTGIRVKNGGAYMAKEDMMKVMTNGCRPSMLCIEDPLMPGNDVGRSSYGAIQVQQVFDYAYIVLGHAMSPLARCYPNKDIDSTLGRIIKVTQEVIDYREWIMTKWGGRHLARMESRGSLLDQDPAGCVLGVGVEEQRDSVSPHSADSPMSLSSPHQHSSASSVSSLSGSDNDSDSTSPALPLYPLQALGMTLPLGLALGKPGINQHHLIMTPGSQACMSLPGGLTMHSLPGRQVGIDGHHLPPFFPMPPPTHHNPHAPSNPQPLSSPHPASHTHQNGPKFQMKGFHNPSVVHSPALANRAHAHPLTHSHTQYRNTWRRRKRDSLPVSLSR, via the exons ATGTCTCCCCGACCGGAGGAGGCTGCTATGAGGAAGGAGGTGGTCGACAGGATCGAGACGGTCATCAAGGAGCTGTGGCCTACTGCCGAC GTGCAGATATTTGGCAGCTTcagcactggactctacctacctACAAG TGACATAGACCTGGTGGTGTTTGGTAAGTGGGAACGGCCCCCGTTGCAGCAGTTGGAACAGGCACTCCGGAAACACAACGTGGCGGAACCTTTCTCCATCAAAGTGCTGGACAAAGCTACA GTGCCAATCATTAAGCTGAGTGACCAGGAGACTGACGTCAAAGTAGATATCAGCTTCAATGTGGAGACTGGAGTCAAAGCTGCTTTCTTTATCAAGGACTACACTAGG AGGTATCCCGTGCTGCCTTACCTGATCTTTGTGCTGAAGCAGTTTCTGCTCCAGAGAGATCTCAACGAGGTGTTCACCGGAGGAATCAGCTCTTACAGCCTCATCCTGATGGTCATCAGCTTCCTCCAG CTCCACCCAAGGATTGACGCCAGTAATCCCAACATCAACCTTGGCATTCTGCTGATTGAGTTCTTTGAGCTTTATGGACGCCATTTTAACTACCTGAAGACGGGCATCCGTGTCAAGAATGGCGGGGCCTACATGGCCAAGGAGGACATGATGAAGGTTATGACCAATGGCTGTAGACCCTCCATGCTCTGTATAGAGGACCCACTGATGCCAG GTAACGACGTTGGCAGGAGTTCGTATGGAGCCATACAAGTCCAGCAGGTTTTTGACTACGCTTACATCGTCCTCGGTCACGCCATGTCACCGCTAGCACGCTGCTACCCCAACAAGGACATTGACAG CACTTTGGGGAGGATAATCAAGGTGACACAGGAAGTGATTGACTACAGGGAGTGGATCATGACGAAGTGGGGGGGCAGGCACCTCGCCCGCATGGAGAGCCGGG GTTCCCTCCTGGATCAGGACCCAGCAGGGTGTGTGTTGGGTGTAGGGGTGGAGGAACAGAGGGACTCTGTCTCCCCTCACAGTGCAGACTCTCCCATGTCCCTGTCCAGTCCTCACCAACACTCCTcagcctcctctgtctcctcgCTGTCCGGGTCAGACAAT GACTCTGATTCGACGTCCCCGGCGCTGCCTCTCTACCCCCTTCAGGCTTTGGGTATGACTCTACCCCTGGGCCTGGCACTGGGCAAGCCTGGCATCAACCAGCACCACCTCATCATGACCCCTGGCTCACAG GCGTGTATGTCTTTGCCCGGTGGCCTGACGATGCACTCTTTACCTGGCAGACAGGTGGGTATAGACGGGCACCACCTCCCCCCCTTTTTCCCCATGCCCCCCCCTACCCACCATAACCCCCATGCCCCCTCCAACCCCCAGCCTCTGTCCAGCCCCCACCCTGCAAGCCACACACACCAG aacgGTCCCAAGTTTCAGATGAAAGGCTTCCACAATCCATCCGTGGTCCACAGTCCCGCCCTGGCCAACCGTGCACACGCACACCctctcacacactctcatacGCAGTACCGTAACACCTGGCGGCGTCGGAAGAGGGACAGCCTACCAGTCAGCCTGAGCAGATAA